In a genomic window of Gossypium arboreum isolate Shixiya-1 chromosome 7, ASM2569848v2, whole genome shotgun sequence:
- the LOC108485695 gene encoding protein GLUTAMINE DUMPER 3-like, which yields MAQPHSPWWHSPVPYLFGGLAAILGLIAFALLILGCSYFRLCGRLDTTTGEGADVESGQKDGDSSKQVKVYEEKILVIMAGEERPTFLATPISIKPSCFDDKNDQGTCAHL from the exons ATGGCGCAACCACACTCTCCATGGTGGCACTCTCCTGTGCCGTATCTCTTTGGAGGGCTAGCAGCGATTCTCGGTCTCATCGCTTTTGCTCTGTTGATCTTAGGTTGCTCCTACTTCCGACTTTGTGGTCGTTTGGACACCACCACAGGTGAAGGAGCTGATGTTGAAAGTGGCCAAAAAGACGGTGATTCCAGCAAGCAGGTGAAGGTTTATGAGGAGAAAATTTTGGTGATAATGGCCGGTGAGGAGAGACCTACGTTCTTGGCCACCCCTATTTCCATTAAACCTTCCTGTTTTGATGATAAAAATG ATCAGGGGACATGTGCTCATCTTTAA